A stretch of the Elephas maximus indicus isolate mEleMax1 chromosome 3, mEleMax1 primary haplotype, whole genome shotgun sequence genome encodes the following:
- the LOC126071902 gene encoding zinc finger protein 77-like — translation MDLVVLEDVAVNFTQEEWALLNAAERKLYKDVMLETFQNLASVDSCTQVKTSGSSPQQGIFEKEIFNGKKIISFIRNDSRFNLEEKGKVHNVEDQPQIQKKHSR, via the exons GACTTGGTGGTCTTAGAAGATGTGGCTGTGAACTTCACCCAAGAAGAGTGGGCTTTGCTGAATGCCGCTGAGAGGAAGCTCTATAaggatgtgatgctggaaacctTCCAGAACTTGGCGTCAGTAG ATAGTTGTACTCAAGTTAAAACCAGTGGATCAAGTCCTCAGCAGGGTATTTTTGAGAAGGAAATATTCaatggaaagaaaataataagtttCATAAGAAACGATTCCAGGTTCAATTTGGAAGAAAAGGGGAAAGTTCATAACGTTGAAGATCAGCCCCAAATCCAGAAGAAGCATTCAAGGTGA
- the LOC126071892 gene encoding zinc finger protein 709-like, with translation MQTVQKPSPFTENVKYVVILIIHLPLMFRKRVSGHKGQKIPACEVCGKTFMHLSSLKLHLRRHSGEKPYECKECGKAFSCPTYFREHVRMHTGEKPYECKYCWRAFSFYSSLQEHERTHTGEKPYKCKQCGKAFTSYSALHGHEKTHSEQKPYECKQCGKSFRCPKYFRQHVNMHSGEKIYECKECGKVYSMPANLRQHMKTHSGERPYECKQCGKTFRWPTSLRNHMRTHSSEKPYECKQCGKAYKCLISLQEHLRKHTGEKPYECKQCGRAFTSYPALHGHEKTHSEQKPYECKQCGKSFRCPKYFRQHVNMHSGGKVYECKECGKVYSMLAVLRQHMKTHSVERPYECKQCGKTFRWPTSLRNHMRTHSSEKPYECKQCGKAYKCLISLQEHLRKHTGDKPYECNHCGKVYQYSKYFDVHMKMHNGETQYVCKE, from the coding sequence ATGCAGACAGTGCAGAAACCATCCCCATTCACTGAGAATGTGAAATATGTAGTCATACTAATCATTCACTTGCCTCTCATGTTTAGGAAACGTGTGAGCGGTCATAAAGGACAGAAAATCCCTGCATGTGAAGTATGTGGGAAAACCTTTATGCATTTATCTTCCCTTAAGCTACATTTAAGAcgtcacagtggagagaaaccgtatgaatgtaaggaatgtgggaaagccttcagttGTCCCACATACTTTCGAGAACATGTGAGAAtgcacactggagagaaaccctatgaatgtaagtaTTGTTGGAGAGCCTTCAGTTTTTACTCATCCCTTCAAGAACATGAGAGAacacacactggagagaaaccctataaatGTAAGCAGTGTGGAAAAGCCTTCACTAGTTATTCCGCCCTTCATGGACATGAGAAAACACACAGTGAACAGAAGCCTTACGAATGTAAGCAATGTGGCAAAAGTTTCCGTTGTCCCAAATATTTTCGACAACATGTGAACATGCATAGTGGAGAGAAAatctatgaatgtaaggaatgtgggaaagtctATAGTATGCCTGCAAACCTTCGACAGCATATGAAAACGCACAGTGGTGAAAGACCCTATGAATGTAAacaatgtgggaaaaccttcagATGGCCTACCTCCTTACGAAACCATATGAGAACGCACTCTAgcgagaaaccctatgaatgtaagcaatgtggaaAAGCCTACAAGTGTCTCATATCCCTTCAAGAACATCTGAGGAAACACACTggggagaaaccctatgaatgtaagcaGTGTGGAAGAGCCTTCACTAGTTACCCAGCCCTTCATGGACATGAGAAAACGCACAGTGaacagaaaccttatgaatgtaagcaatgtggcAAAAGTTTCCGTTGTCCCAAATATTTTCGACAACATGTGAACATGCATAGTGGAGGGAAAgtctatgaatgtaaggaatgtgggaaagtctACAGTATGCTCGCAGTCCTTCGACAACATATGAAAACACACAGTGTTGAAAGACCCTATGAATGTAAACAATGTGGGAAAACTTTCAGATGGCCTACCTCCTTACGAAACCATATGAGAACACATTCTAGTGAGAAACCCTACGAATGTAAGCAGTGTGGAAAAGCCTACAAGTGTCTCATATCCCTTCAAGAACATCTGAGAAAACATACTGGAGacaaaccctatgaatgtaatcaCTGTGGGAAAGTCTATCAATATTCCAAATACTTTGACGTGCATATGAAAATGCACAATGGAGAGACACAGTATGTATGTAAAGAATGA